The following proteins are co-located in the Chryseobacterium scophthalmum genome:
- a CDS encoding DUF3098 domain-containing protein, producing the protein MSKKTNKFSASDFGNETKVSDENTFYFGKQNFKWMLIGLACIVVGFLLMMGPDANTVDGKLDPNVWNDDIFSIRRIRIAPLLVVTGFVIEVYAILKRK; encoded by the coding sequence ATGAGCAAAAAAACAAATAAATTTTCGGCATCAGATTTTGGTAACGAAACAAAAGTTTCCGACGAAAATACTTTTTACTTCGGTAAACAGAATTTTAAATGGATGCTGATTGGTCTTGCGTGTATAGTAGTTGGTTTTCTTCTTATGATGGGTCCAGATGCAAATACGGTTGACGGAAAACTAGATCCCAATGTCTGGAACGACGACATTTTTTCAATCAGAAGAATCAGAATTGCTCCGCTTCTTGTGGTGACTGGTTTTGTGATTGAAGTCTACGCAATTTTAAAAAGGAAATAA
- a CDS encoding cell division protein FtsX gives MAKSVDEFNKKRLRSSNITVVVSIALVLFLLGLMGLILINAQKYSDYLKEQLVVNAYFDENYEIKDSAKIAKQEAVAVELINKMEAVKRTKYITKKMATAEAKKSLGIDTEALFEEDIYPASVEVSLKAGYTDSIKTASVLKELKAVPGIKDVKNDTDSQKIYDNLNKILKWILGFCVLFLVLAIVLINNSIRLKVFSKRFIIKTMQLVGAKRRFILTPFIKEALVLGVLGAVIGLLALFGVWYYFTTAIKTPFVQDTNQYIWLVVSIFGVGLFITVLSTIIATWRFLRSNVDDLYYS, from the coding sequence ATGGCTAAATCTGTAGATGAGTTTAATAAGAAAAGGCTTCGATCCAGCAATATTACTGTCGTAGTAAGTATCGCATTAGTGCTGTTTTTGTTGGGATTAATGGGGCTTATTTTAATCAACGCTCAAAAATATTCCGACTATTTAAAAGAGCAGCTTGTAGTAAATGCTTATTTTGATGAAAATTACGAGATCAAAGATTCTGCTAAAATTGCAAAACAAGAAGCCGTTGCTGTTGAATTAATCAATAAAATGGAAGCGGTAAAACGTACCAAATACATTACCAAAAAAATGGCTACTGCTGAAGCTAAAAAAAGTTTGGGAATTGATACAGAAGCGCTTTTTGAAGAAGATATTTATCCTGCCTCTGTAGAAGTTTCGTTAAAAGCGGGTTATACAGATTCTATTAAAACAGCAAGCGTATTGAAAGAACTGAAGGCTGTTCCCGGAATAAAAGATGTGAAAAACGATACCGATTCTCAGAAAATATATGACAACCTGAATAAAATTTTAAAATGGATTTTAGGATTCTGTGTATTGTTCTTGGTTTTAGCGATTGTATTGATTAACAATTCAATTCGTCTTAAAGTTTTTTCAAAAAGATTTATCATCAAAACCATGCAGTTGGTAGGTGCAAAACGAAGATTTATTTTAACGCCTTTCATCAAAGAAGCACTTGTTTTAGGAGTTCTTGGTGCGGTTATCGGTCTTTTGGCACTCTTCGGAGTTTGGTATTATTTTACAACAGCGATCAAAACGCCTTTCGTACAAGATACGAATCAGTATATTTGGTTGGTGGTTTCTATATTTGGTGTAGGTTTATTCATCACCGTATTAAGTACAATTATTGCAACATGGAGATTCTTAAGATCTAACGTTGACGATTTATATTATTCTTAA